In Chitinophagaceae bacterium, the genomic window GCATGGAAAAGGCGATTTGGGCACACAAAAAATTGAAGAATTTATTTCAACAATAAAACAAGAAATTAACCAAAGAGTTAATAATTTTTAACTTTATTTGCATCACTAAATACTATTGTAAACTAAAACAATTAAATGGCATTTCCACCCAGGCAACCCAGGGGCACTTTTAATCCCAGGTTTAAAAAAGAACAACAGCAGGAGCACCGTACCAACCACATGATAAAAGTACCCGAAGTGCGGCTTGTAGGCGAAAATATTACACCGGGGATTTATCCCACACCGGAAGCTCTTAAAATGGCCCAGGATGAGGGCTTGGACCTTGTAGAAATTTCTCCAGGCGCCAATCCACCCGTTTGTAAAATTATTGATTACAATAAATTCATTTACTCCGAAAAAAAGAAGAAGAAAGAAATGAAGGCAAAAGCGAAAACCAGTGAGGTTAAAGAAATTCGCTTTACGCCCAATACCGATGACCACGATTTTGAATTTAAATGTAAACATGCCGAAAAGTTTTTGCAGGATGGCAATAAAGTAAAAGCCCATGTACAGTTTAAAGGAAGGGCTATTATGTTTAAAGAAAGAGGAGAATTATTGTTACTAAAATTTGCCGACAGGTTAAAAGATATTGGCGCACTTGAAGGCATGCCTAAAATGGAAGGAAAAAGGATGCATGTAATGTTTGCCCCAAAATCGCAAAAAAGCAAAAAAGCAGATACCGGGTTAGGAAAACTAATTAAACAGGAAAAGCTGGAAAACCCAGAAGAAAATACACCGGAATAATATATTTGATACCATATTCTTTAAATGCCTGCATTTGCAGGCATTTGTATTAAAGTACTAATAATTAAAAACTGCCTTTGTAAAATTATAAAGGCTTTATTTTTGCCCCATGAATTTATCATGTTCGGATAAAGAATTATTGATTATTAAAAAAACGGCACAGGCCGCCAAAGAACTGGGTATTAAAGCCTGGGTTGTAGGCGGCTTTGTAAGGGATAAGCTATTGAACAGGCCTACAAAAGATATAGACATTGTATGCATAGGCGATGGCATAGCGCTGGCCAGCAAAACTGCCGAAAAATTGGAGCCAAGGCCAATGGTAAATTTTTTTAAAACTTTTGGAACGGCACAGTTTAAATATTTTTTTGAAAACACAGGCGGTGAAAATGAAAGCAACAGCATTGAAGTAGAATTTGTTGGCGCCAGAAAAGAAAGCTATCAAATGCATAGCCGAAAGCCCGAGGTAAGCAGCGGTACCCTGCAGGATGACCAAAACAGGAGGGATTTTACAATAAACGCAATGGCCATGAGCCTTAATGATGGTGATTTTGGCGAGTTGATTGACCCTTTTGATGGGTTAAAACATTTAATGGAAAAGCGCCTCATTACGCCTTTGGAACCGGTAGTTACTTTTAGTGACGATCCATTGCGGATGATAAGGGCAATACGTTTTGCCACGCAATTGCAATTTAATATCGAGCAAAAAGCATTTGATGCTATTACTAAAAATGTGCATAGGATAAAAATTGTAAGTAAAGAACGCATTGCCGATGAACTCAATAAAATTTTGCTGAGCGATACCCCTTCAATAGGGTTTGACTTATTGTATAAAAGCGGTTTACTAAAAGAAATTTTTCCGCAAATGGTACTGCTTGCCGGTGCAGAATATGTGGAGGGCAAAGGCCATAAAGATAATTTTTATCATACCCTGCAGGTAGTGGACAATATTGCAAAAACCACCAGAGATTTATGGTTGCGCTGGGCTGCAGTATTACATGATATTGGCAAGCCTGCAACCAAAAAATTTGAAGAAGGCCATGGCTTTACCTTTCATGGGCATGAAGTGGTTGGCGCTAAAATGGTGCCAAAAATATTTGCCCATCTCAAATTACCACAAAATGAAAAAATGCGGTTTGTAAAAAAAATGGTAGAGCTGCATTTGCGGCCCATAAGTTTAAGTAAAGAAGAAATTACCGATTCTGCAATAAGGAGGCTGCTCTTTGATGCCGGCGAAGATTTTGAAAGCCTCATGTTGCTTTGTGAGGCAGATATTACCAGCAAAAACAAACAAAAAGTAAAGCGCTACATCGAAAATTTTGAACTCGTAAGGCGGCGCTGTGCCGAAGTAGAAGAAAAAGACCATATCCGCAACTGGCAGCCGCCTATAAGCGGAGAATTAATTATGAAAACTTTTAACCTTGCGCCTTCAAAGCCGGTGGGTGTTATTAAAGATGCTATACGCAATGCTATATTAGACGGTAACATAAGTAATAATTACGAGGCCGCTTACGAATATATGATGCAAACCGCAGCCTCATTAGGCTATACAAAAACTATATAAATTTGCGTAACTTTTTTCTGATATCATTTTGACCATGTCTACTATAAAAAATTATTTATCCCTGGTTAAATTTTCGCATACAGTATTTGCCATGCCTTTTGCGTTAATTGGCTTTGCCCTTGCTGTGAGGTACGATTCCCCAATAAAGCTACTACTCCAAAACCCCTTTGAGTTTCATGTAAACGGGCATGTGTTGCATGGGTTAAACCCACCAATAGAATTTTATCTAAAAATTTTTGTTTTGATAATTGTTTGTATGGTAACGGCACGTTCGGCAGCAATGGCTTTTAACCGGTATTTAGACCGCAGTTTTGATGCCAAAAATCCTCGAACGGCTTTAAGGGAAATTCCCCGTGGGATCATTTCTTCTCCTCATGCATTGCGATTTGTAATCATTAACTGCATCCTATTTATTATTGCTACATTTTTTATTAATAAAATTTGTTTTTACTTATCACCTTTGGCATTATTTGTAGTTTTGTTTTACAGCTATACCAAAAGATTTACGCCGTTATGCCACCTGGTTTTGGGCATGGGCTTATCTTTAGCGCCAATTGGCGCCTATCTTGCTGTAACCGGTGAATTTGCCTGGTTGCCCCTACTCTTTTCTTTTTCCGTAATTTTTTGGGTGAGCGGTTTCGATATTATATATGCATTACAAGATGAAGATTTCGACAAGGAAAACAAATTATTTTCCATTCCGTCTGCTGTGGGCAAAAAAAATGCGCTGGGCATATCTTCACTGCTGCATGTACTTTCTGCAATATGTGTAATTTTTGCCGGATGGTATGGAGGGTTTGGATGGCTGTATTGGATTGGGTCTGCTGTATTTACAGGGGTTTTATTTTACCAGCATACCCTGGTAAAACCCAACGACCTGAGCAAAGTAACCCTTAGGTTTATGACAGCCAATGGAATTGCTTCCCTTATTTTTTCCATTTTTGTAATAAGCGATATTATTTTTTAAATGAAAAAATGCTGCACCTCAATTTTCATCCTTTTCCAAAAATCAATACGCAGCGCCTGGTATTGAGACGGCTTTTAAAAAAAGATGCCGCTGCATTATTTGCTATAAGGAACAACGCAGAGGCAATGCGTTATATTGACCGGGACCCCATGAAGAAACTTTCAGAAGCAACAAAATTAATCACCACGGTTCAAAATAATGAGTTTGAAAACAAGGCCATTCTTTGGGTTATATCATTTAAAGAAATGCCAGAGAAAATGATTGGCACTATTTGCTATTGGAGAATTGACCCACTAAATTACCGGGCAGAAATTGGCTATATCCTTCACCCCGGTTGCTGGAACAAAGGCATTATGCATGAAGCTATTCAGCCCGTTATTCAATATGGTTTTACCAAAATGAAACTGCATAGCATTGAAGCTCATATCAACCCTGCCAATGCAGCATCGCAACAAATATTAATCAAAAACGGTTTTATTAAAGAAGGCTATTTTAAAGAATGTTTATTTTATAATGGCAGGTTTTTAGATACCGTTGTATTCTCCTTATTAAAAAAATAAAAGCGGTTGAAAACCCAACCGCTTTAAAAAATATTGTGCTATCCGCTTATTGAATAAGGATACTGCGTTTTTCTCTAAAGCCGTTTACACTCTCCAGTACAAACAAATAAACCCCGGGAGCAAGAGAAGAAGGGATTACAAATCTTTCGTCCATAAAATTAAGCTGCATGGTAAAGCCTTTCTGGAAAACCAGTTGGCCCGAAGCATTGAAAAGTTTCACAGCATAATGGCCGGTACGGTTTGTTTTAAAGGTAAAATGTAAAACCTGCCCTTTAGCTGCCGGTATATTGTACAGTGTTAATCCATCTGGAATAGATTTTGTAATAAATGAATCAATTACACCGTAAGCAATGCCCGCATCATTTATGGCATAAGCCCTGTAATAATATTTAGTAGCCTGTACAAGGCCGCTAAGGTTAACAGAAAAATCTGCCCCAGTTAAATTAGAAGATTGCACCCTTGTATAAATGCCCATGTTACTAATACCACTAAAGTCAATACCGGTAGAAGTTATATTACTGCAACCCGTACTTGCCAATACACCTGCAAGTGTAGCAGTATTAGCAGTAATGGCGCTTGATGCACCGGTAACAACATCGGCCGGTGCATTATAACCGCTTCCGCTTACAGGAATATTCAAAGTATTTGCTCCTCCGCCAGAAACAGGGATGTTGCCATTATAAGATTGTATTGCAGCAGGTGTAAATATTACATAAACCACTTGTGAAAAAGCCCCACCGGGTTGAGTAATATTAAGAGAGGCTGAATAAGTACCATTTTCTGTAGTAGCAAAAGTATAACCCGCCAATGGCCCTACAACCACATTAGCTGTGGTTAAAGCAGTACTTGTAATTGTAAAATTTTGGGCTGCAGATGCAATATTTACACACAAACTACCAAAGCTGTTTAAAGTGGTAGCAGTTAAAACCGGAGCCGCAGTAGTGAATGATTGTTGCACGCCAAAAGCAGTTCCACCATTATTGGTTGAATAAGCTTTGTAATAATAAGTAGTAGAAGGCAACAAACTACTTATGGAAGAAGTAAAGCTTCCGGAAGAAATATTTGTTGAAGCTACATCTGTACCAGTAGTAAAACCATTTACTAAGCTGTAAGTAATTCCATAAGCAGTTACAGCAGTACAACCATTATCCGTAATAGTTCCTGCAAGGGTTGCGCTACTGCTTGTAATTGCAGATGCTGCACCAGTACTAACCATTGGTGGGTTATTATTTCCTGAGCCACTTGCAGCAACACTAATTGCCGTAGTACCAGCTCCGCTAATGGCAATATTTCCATCGTAAGATTGTGAAGCAGTTGGATTGAATTGTACAAAAATTTGCTGGCTGAAAGTTCCGCCGGGTTGTGTTAATGAAAGAGTAGCATTAAATGGCCCTGCAGATGATGTAGCATAACTAAAGCCGGCCAATGCAGCAATATCAATATTGGCATTGGTAAGATTAGTACCATTTATAGTAAATGAATTTGGGCCTGCAACTGTGCCGGTACAAATATTTCCAAATGCTGTAAGCGTTGTTGCAGTAATGGTAGGTGTTGAAGGCACAATACCATTTCCACTTACAGGTACATTTACTGTAGCAGCGCCACCACCTGCATTGGTTACATTACCTGCTTTGGGCCCGGCGCTTTGCGGGGTAAATCTTACCCACACATTTGTTGCGGCCAATACTGCAGAAGTATAAGCAATTGTTGTGCTTGCTCCCCATGTACTGTTATTATTTGAAACCTGGAAATCTACTGATGGAGATGTAACCGTAATTACACCTGGTGCGCCTGTAAGGTTTGCACCTGAAAGGCTGTATGATTGTGATGCAGAATTAGTACCAATATCAATATTTCCAAAATCGGTTATTGTTCCAGTTACTGTTAACAAAGGGGCAGGTAAAGAAGAACACAATTGCACCGGTGAAGCACTGTTTCTTGGGGCTGGTGTTGCTGTAATAAAATCAGGGGTATTGTTATCGGTATCTGTACAACCGTTATCTATCCTAAAGCCTGCAAGTATAGCACTTACCAGTGGCGCTGCGCCGCTACCTTCAAAGCAAGTGGCCGATCCATATCCCACAAGGTCAATTACATTAGTTGCAGGGCAACCTGTAATAGTGTCAACATCATTAATTATGGCAACAATTCCATTTGATCCGCCCATGGGAATCACTGCTGTAAAATCTGGTGCAGGCAAGGCCGTTCCTATTGCACCGGGAGTTGACATTTGCACCAAATAAAATCCACCGGGTGGTATGGATACATTGGGTAAAACCGCTGCTCCACTCCATTGGCCTGCAGGTGTTGCCGATTCGTACTGAACAGATAAACCATTAAGGCTTTGTGGTACAGAAGAAATATTATGTATCTCTACATAATCTGCATTTAATAATGCGCCGGTGTTTCCACCTGCACCATAAAACTGGCTAATAACCAATGTGCCAGTACCACCACCTGATGAGGTGCCTGTACCGCTCACCGCAACATTTACTGTAGCTGCACTACCACCGGCATTGGTTACATCACCTGCTTTTAAGCCTGCGCTTTGCGGAGAAAACCTTACATACACAGGTGTTGCAGAAAGTGTGGAATTAGCATAAGCAATATTTACAGATGCCGACCATGTACTGTTATCGTTTGAAACCTGAAAATCTGCTGAAGGTGCGCTTACAGTTATATTTCCCGGTGCGCCGGTTAAATCTGTGCCTGATAAATTATAGGTTTGGGATGCAGATGTATTACCCACTTGTAAACTTCCAAAATCATTTATTGTTCCGGTTACGGTTAATTGAGGTGTAGGCCCACCACCACAAATAAATGCAGGTGAAGCGCTATTTTTTGGAGCTGGTGCACCTGTAGAAAAATCGCTTCCGTTTACATTGGTATCTGTACAACCGTTATTTAACCTGAATGCGGCTAAAGTGGCGCTAATTGCTGGAGATGCACTAGCACCTTCAAAACAAGTTGCCGTTCCGTAACCCACAAGGTCAATTACATTAGTAGAAGGGCAACCTGTAATAGTGTCAATATCATTAATAATGGCTACTATTCCATTTGATCCGCCCATGGGTATTACGGCTGTAAAATCTGGCGTTGGTAAAGGTACTCCATTGGAACCAGGAGTTGACATTTGTACCAGGTAATATCCGCCAGCAGGAATGGATACATTAGGTAAAACAGCTGCCCCGCTCCATTGGCCCGCAGGTGTTGCCGATTCGTATTGAACCGATAAACCATTTAAACTTTGAGGCGTAGCAGAAATATTATGTATCTCTACATAATCTGCATTTAACACTGCACCGCTGTTTCCACCTGCGCCGTACACCTGGCTTATTACCAGTGTAGTGGATTGTGAAAAACCGGCCATACAACATATCAACAATAAGAAGGTAAATATTTTCTTCATAAACTTCATATTAAAAAATGAACTACAAAATCTTATAAAAAGATGAAGCTGCAACAATCTGCAGCTTCATCTACATTAATAAATTTATAAACCGGTTACTTTAATTTTATCTACCTGCCAGGTAGTGGTTTTGTCACTTGAGCTTCCTGAAGGATCTGCGCCTTCATATTTAAAAGCGATATATACCGTGCCGGAATAACTGCTCAAATCTACATTGCCTGATGGAGTAAAAGAAGGTGGGTATCCACTGGGCAAACCAGGTGAAAATGATGACGATGAACTGATGTCTGTCCAGTTTACGCCGCTTGCCCATGGGTTGCCGGTGCCGGAATAATCTGTAGAGATCAAAAGTTTTAACACAGCGCCATTATGAAAACCTGCATTGGTTTCAAAGGTTAAAGTTTTAGAAGCAAAAGTTCCCAGGTTGATGGCTTTTGTTACCATCCATGCTTTTGCAGATGCATCGTTGGTGGAGAAAGCGCTCATTTGTGCATATTTATTAGAACTAAACAAACGGGCTTCCCATGTTTTTGTACCCGCTTCTGCTCCTACAAACCAATTATTGAGTACTAATGGGCCCGGCGTTACCTGTCCCTCAAAATCTTCCTGGAATAATACGCCTGCAGGTAAAGGACAATCATAAGGCTCATTAAATTTTACATCTCCTGTATCCCTTATTAGCAATTGCTTGGTGTTACCAAACACAGTGTAAATAGCGGTTACGCTTCCTCTGCCCTGTGCCACTCTTTGCCCGGCAAAATTTGCATAAGCGCTGGTACGGATAATAGTGGTTAATCCATCACAATTTTTAATATCCCTGTTTTGAGTTGATTTGTAAGCAGACGTATCGGAATAGGTTTGGTTTAAATTAGGAAAGTAAAACCCTTCCAACTGTATCAAAGAACCCAGGTAGCGGTCCTGCATATTTGTAGTAAGGTCATTAAGAGTTACAATATGAGGAGTTACTGCATTGCCCAAAGAACCACCAATTACATATTGGTTAATTAAAGCCGAAGGGATACCTTCCTGCGAAGGTAACCCGGCAACATTGGCTTTTACACCCAAAGCCATGAGTCTGTTATAATCGCTTAAACAAAGGCCCTTGCATTTAATATAAATCCTTCTGCCAATAGGATAAGATCCATAAAGGCTGGAAGCGTCTAATAAAATTTGCAAACCCCCGGTAGCATCTTCTATATATAATTGCTTATATAAATTTCCGCTTTTATCATTGGCTACCACTATACCGGAAATAATAATATCGGTACCTACTATGGTATAAGCGCCATTTCCCGGGTGCATTGCTTTAAGATCGGCAATTGTAGTATTGGCTACAATATCCTGGTCTTTTGGGCCTGAAGGCGAATCAAATTCTTTTTTACACGAGTTTAATAAAATTGCAAATCCTGAAAGGAAAATTGCAACTAATGAAATTTTAAAAAACCTGTTCATAAATGTTTATTTAAAAAGTTGAAAATTAATAAGATTAAAACCGGAGACCAATGCTGGCAAAATAATTGATACCATAAGCATAAAATCTACGGGATGGAAATTTATTTACATTTTTTTCTGCAAAGTCAAAACGCAACTGCTCATATCCACCGGTAACAATTGACTGGTTATTGAGGATATTATTTACACCCACATTAAATACAATATAGGTTGCTTTTTTAAGGTTCTTAAATTTATTGTTCATTCTCCACGAATATCCTGCAAAAGCATCAAGCGTATATTGCGATTTCAATTTATCCTGGCCAATAATTTGTCCCCAAAGCGGAGATGAAGGATCTACGCCACTTACCGCAGATTCGGTTCTGCGTAAAGGGTTAAAGTCGAACCACATGTTATCAAAGTAATTGAAGTTTATATTGAGGAACCAATATTTTGGAGAGCGGTAATCGAGCCCGATGGAATAAGCTTCCTGCGGTGTAGGCAAGCGGTAATTTTGGGAGTAAATCAGGTCTTTAGAAACAAGCGTTGCGCTGTTATCTACCGTTACCGTTGCATTTTGCCTACTGGTATAATAAAAGCGGCCAACGGCTGCAGTAGCATTTAAACTTAAGCCTTTATAAATTTTTGCATCTACGCCAAACTCTCCACCAAAATGTTGTTTATCAATTCCGCTAATGGCATAGTTTACAAAGTTCCTGTACTCGTCATGATAAAAAGTAAGTACATTCATCTGGTCTTCTATTTGGGTATAGTAGCCGGTAAGCCTTGCTTTAATTTTGGGTGCATTCAATACATAACCTGCTTCGGCAGTATGTATTTTTTCGTTTGTAAGGTTATCCTGTACCAAATCTCTGGTACGTGGCGCTATGTAAGCATTTTCAAAAAATGGTGCACGGGTAAGGTAAGCACCATTTACAAAAATATAATTACGGCCATCTATTTTATAAGTTATCCCTGCTTTTGCGGTATAATTATAAAACCTTTGCTTAGCCGATTTGCCATAAGAATCATCTGGGAATAAACCTACTTTTGCATTTCCGGTACGGTAAAATTCTGTATAAGAATGTTCGCCGGCAATAAAGAAATCTATTTTATTGAATTTAATAACTGCTTGTACCCAGGCTGCAGCTTTTTTAATATTGATATCGTAATTATAGCCAAATTCATCGCCTACTTTTAAAAT contains:
- a CDS encoding translation initiation factor IF-3, whose translation is MAFPPRQPRGTFNPRFKKEQQQEHRTNHMIKVPEVRLVGENITPGIYPTPEALKMAQDEGLDLVEISPGANPPVCKIIDYNKFIYSEKKKKKEMKAKAKTSEVKEIRFTPNTDDHDFEFKCKHAEKFLQDGNKVKAHVQFKGRAIMFKERGELLLLKFADRLKDIGALEGMPKMEGKRMHVMFAPKSQKSKKADTGLGKLIKQEKLENPEENTPE
- a CDS encoding HD domain-containing protein, with protein sequence MNLSCSDKELLIIKKTAQAAKELGIKAWVVGGFVRDKLLNRPTKDIDIVCIGDGIALASKTAEKLEPRPMVNFFKTFGTAQFKYFFENTGGENESNSIEVEFVGARKESYQMHSRKPEVSSGTLQDDQNRRDFTINAMAMSLNDGDFGELIDPFDGLKHLMEKRLITPLEPVVTFSDDPLRMIRAIRFATQLQFNIEQKAFDAITKNVHRIKIVSKERIADELNKILLSDTPSIGFDLLYKSGLLKEIFPQMVLLAGAEYVEGKGHKDNFYHTLQVVDNIAKTTRDLWLRWAAVLHDIGKPATKKFEEGHGFTFHGHEVVGAKMVPKIFAHLKLPQNEKMRFVKKMVELHLRPISLSKEEITDSAIRRLLFDAGEDFESLMLLCEADITSKNKQKVKRYIENFELVRRRCAEVEEKDHIRNWQPPISGELIMKTFNLAPSKPVGVIKDAIRNAILDGNISNNYEAAYEYMMQTAASLGYTKTI
- a CDS encoding UbiA family prenyltransferase, with translation MSTIKNYLSLVKFSHTVFAMPFALIGFALAVRYDSPIKLLLQNPFEFHVNGHVLHGLNPPIEFYLKIFVLIIVCMVTARSAAMAFNRYLDRSFDAKNPRTALREIPRGIISSPHALRFVIINCILFIIATFFINKICFYLSPLALFVVLFYSYTKRFTPLCHLVLGMGLSLAPIGAYLAVTGEFAWLPLLFSFSVIFWVSGFDIIYALQDEDFDKENKLFSIPSAVGKKNALGISSLLHVLSAICVIFAGWYGGFGWLYWIGSAVFTGVLFYQHTLVKPNDLSKVTLRFMTANGIASLIFSIFVISDIIF
- a CDS encoding GNAT family N-acetyltransferase, encoding MLHLNFHPFPKINTQRLVLRRLLKKDAAALFAIRNNAEAMRYIDRDPMKKLSEATKLITTVQNNEFENKAILWVISFKEMPEKMIGTICYWRIDPLNYRAEIGYILHPGCWNKGIMHEAIQPVIQYGFTKMKLHSIEAHINPANAASQQILIKNGFIKEGYFKECLFYNGRFLDTVVFSLLKK
- a CDS encoding lamin tail domain-containing protein codes for the protein MKKIFTFLLLICCMAGFSQSTTLVISQVYGAGGNSGAVLNADYVEIHNISATPQSLNGLSVQYESATPAGQWSGAAVLPNVSIPAGGYYLVQMSTPGSNGVPLPTPDFTAVIPMGGSNGIVAIINDIDTITGCPSTNVIDLVGYGTATCFEGASASPAISATLAAFRLNNGCTDTNVNGSDFSTGAPAPKNSASPAFICGGGPTPQLTVTGTINDFGSLQVGNTSASQTYNLSGTDLTGAPGNITVSAPSADFQVSNDNSTWSASVNIAYANSTLSATPVYVRFSPQSAGLKAGDVTNAGGSAATVNVAVSGTGTSSGGGTGTLVISQFYGAGGNTGALLNADYVEIHNISSVPQSLNGLSVQYESATPAGQWSGAAVLPNVSIPPGGFYLVQMSTPGAIGTALPAPDFTAVIPMGGSNGIVAIINDVDTITGCPATNVIDLVGYGSATCFEGSGAAPLVSAILAGFRIDNGCTDTDNNTPDFITATPAPRNSASPVQLCSSLPAPLLTVTGTITDFGNIDIGTNSASQSYSLSGANLTGAPGVITVTSPSVDFQVSNNNSTWGASTTIAYTSAVLAATNVWVRFTPQSAGPKAGNVTNAGGGAATVNVPVSGNGIVPSTPTITATTLTAFGNICTGTVAGPNSFTINGTNLTNANIDIAALAGFSYATSSAGPFNATLSLTQPGGTFSQQIFVQFNPTASQSYDGNIAISGAGTTAISVAASGSGNNNPPMVSTGAASAITSSSATLAGTITDNGCTAVTAYGITYSLVNGFTTGTDVASTNISSGSFTSSISSLLPSTTYYYKAYSTNNGGTAFGVQQSFTTAAPVLTATTLNSFGSLCVNIASAAQNFTITSTALTTANVVVGPLAGYTFATTENGTYSASLNITQPGGAFSQVVYVIFTPAAIQSYNGNIPVSGGGANTLNIPVSGSGYNAPADVVTGASSAITANTATLAGVLASTGCSNITSTGIDFSGISNMGIYTRVQSSNLTGADFSVNLSGLVQATKYYYRAYAINDAGIAYGVIDSFITKSIPDGLTLYNIPAAKGQVLHFTFKTNRTGHYAVKLFNASGQLVFQKGFTMQLNFMDERFVIPSSLAPGVYLFVLESVNGFREKRSILIQ
- a CDS encoding DUF5017 domain-containing protein, encoding MNRFFKISLVAIFLSGFAILLNSCKKEFDSPSGPKDQDIVANTTIADLKAMHPGNGAYTIVGTDIIISGIVVANDKSGNLYKQLYIEDATGGLQILLDASSLYGSYPIGRRIYIKCKGLCLSDYNRLMALGVKANVAGLPSQEGIPSALINQYVIGGSLGNAVTPHIVTLNDLTTNMQDRYLGSLIQLEGFYFPNLNQTYSDTSAYKSTQNRDIKNCDGLTTIIRTSAYANFAGQRVAQGRGSVTAIYTVFGNTKQLLIRDTGDVKFNEPYDCPLPAGVLFQEDFEGQVTPGPLVLNNWFVGAEAGTKTWEARLFSSNKYAQMSAFSTNDASAKAWMVTKAINLGTFASKTLTFETNAGFHNGAVLKLLISTDYSGTGNPWASGVNWTDISSSSSFSPGLPSGYPPSFTPSGNVDLSSYSGTVYIAFKYEGADPSGSSSDKTTTWQVDKIKVTGL